Proteins from a single region of Geothrix sp. PMB-07:
- a CDS encoding DUF4199 domain-containing protein — translation MHPTLRAGLILGLSVAAWTFVMGFTGWYKNPSLLFLFWLVVPLQIGILVWALRGLAPVSGYGRQVWNGVSISLLASILIYWGSILFTTVVFPHYFQDIEALGRAMMAKQGLGAEQIEAAVKAGAAMQTPRASAMAGAIGTMVTGFLTSVVGAIWLRKK, via the coding sequence ATGCATCCCACCCTCCGCGCCGGTCTGATCCTCGGGCTTTCCGTGGCTGCCTGGACCTTCGTCATGGGCTTCACCGGCTGGTACAAGAATCCCAGCCTGCTCTTCCTGTTCTGGCTGGTGGTGCCTCTGCAGATCGGCATCCTGGTCTGGGCCCTCCGCGGTCTGGCCCCCGTCAGCGGTTACGGCCGCCAGGTGTGGAACGGCGTGAGCATCTCCCTGCTGGCTTCGATCCTCATCTACTGGGGCAGCATCCTCTTCACCACCGTGGTCTTCCCCCACTACTTCCAGGACATCGAGGCTCTGGGCCGCGCGATGATGGCCAAGCAGGGCCTCGGCGCCGAACAGATCGAAGCCGCCGTCAAGGCCGGCGCCGCCATGCAGACGCCCCGCGCCAGCGCCATGGCCGGCGCCATCGGCACCATGGTGACGGGCTTCCTCACCTCCGTGGTCGGCGCCATCTGGCTGCGAAAGAAGTGA
- a CDS encoding glutaminase, translating to MDLQALLDDIAREAAPFAAQGKVADYIPALAAVDSAQFGIALATVEGPVLGSGDWRTPFSIQSVSKAFSLALVLAQDGEALWKRVGLEPSGNPFNSLVQLEYEKGIPRNPFINAGALILVDRLLSQSGDSFGTLRAFLREESGNASLDLDAEVAASEAGHGHRNAALAHFMASCGNLENPVGQVLDHYFRQCSLRMSCADLAKAGLFLASHGLRADGSRLLSRSEAKRINAIMLTCGTYDAAGDFAYRVGLPGKSGVGGGILAVLPGRGTLCVWSPALDAHGNSVAGVEALDRFTTRTGWSVF from the coding sequence ATGGACCTTCAAGCGCTACTCGATGACATCGCCCGCGAGGCGGCCCCCTTTGCGGCGCAGGGCAAGGTGGCGGACTACATTCCGGCCCTGGCAGCGGTGGATTCGGCCCAGTTCGGCATCGCCCTGGCCACGGTGGAGGGCCCGGTTCTGGGCAGCGGGGACTGGCGCACACCCTTCTCCATCCAGAGCGTGTCCAAGGCCTTCTCGCTGGCTCTGGTGCTGGCCCAGGATGGCGAGGCCCTGTGGAAGCGCGTGGGCTTGGAACCTTCGGGCAACCCCTTCAACTCGCTGGTGCAGCTCGAATACGAGAAGGGCATCCCCCGCAATCCGTTCATCAATGCCGGGGCTCTCATCCTCGTCGACCGCCTGCTCTCGCAGAGCGGTGACTCCTTCGGAACCCTTCGCGCTTTCCTGCGGGAGGAGAGCGGCAATGCTTCGCTGGACCTGGATGCGGAAGTGGCCGCCTCCGAGGCGGGCCACGGCCACCGCAACGCGGCGCTGGCTCACTTCATGGCCAGCTGCGGCAACCTGGAAAACCCTGTGGGGCAGGTGCTCGATCACTACTTCCGTCAGTGCAGCCTGCGCATGAGCTGCGCAGACCTGGCCAAGGCGGGCCTCTTCCTGGCCAGCCACGGGCTGCGCGCGGATGGCTCGCGCCTGCTCAGCCGCAGCGAGGCCAAGCGCATCAACGCCATCATGCTCACCTGCGGCACCTACGATGCGGCGGGCGACTTCGCCTACCGCGTGGGCCTGCCGGGCAAGAGCGGCGTGGGTGGCGGCATTCTCGCCGTGCTGCCAGGGCGCGGCACCCTCTGCGTGTGGAGCCCCGCCCTGGATGCGCACGGCAACAGCGTGGCCGGTGTGGAGGCCCTGGACCGCTTCACCACCCGCACGGGCTGGTCGGTGTTCTGA
- a CDS encoding DinB family protein: MTPFTADLLILLRRDLRCFIREVESFPDDTSLWRAVPGIRNSAGNLALHVTGNLRHFLGAVFGATGYVRQRDQEFAQREGTRAEVAALLATALRELETGLAALAPDQLEAPFPQELYGLRPPTSRFLLHLATHLAFHLGQAGYLRRALTGEAGATQGMSIAELGEA, encoded by the coding sequence ATGACCCCCTTCACCGCCGATCTCCTCATCCTGTTGCGCCGCGACCTCCGCTGCTTCATCCGCGAGGTGGAGAGCTTCCCTGACGACACCTCGCTCTGGCGCGCCGTACCGGGCATCAGAAACAGCGCGGGCAACCTGGCCCTGCATGTGACGGGCAACCTGCGCCACTTCCTCGGGGCGGTCTTTGGCGCCACCGGTTACGTGCGCCAGCGCGATCAGGAATTCGCCCAACGGGAAGGCACGCGCGCCGAGGTGGCGGCCCTGCTCGCCACGGCCCTGCGGGAGCTGGAAACGGGTCTGGCGGCCCTGGCCCCGGATCAGCTGGAAGCCCCCTTCCCCCAGGAACTCTACGGCCTGCGTCCCCCCACAAGCCGCTTCCTTTTGCATCTCGCCACGCACCTCGCCTTCCATCTGGGCCAGGCGGGCTACCTGCGCCGAGCGCTCACCGGCGAGGCTGGCGCCACCCAAGGCATGTCCATCGCGGAGCTGGGCGAGGCTTGA
- the rlmF gene encoding 23S rRNA (adenine(1618)-N(6))-methyltransferase RlmF: MGIPRQSASPRPAKPGLHPRNRHAAGYDFQRLVAASPELGPFLRKAPHGGLSIDFANPAAVKALNRALLAEAYGIRGWDIPSGYLCPPIPGRSDYLHHLADLLAEDANGVPPRGPGLRVLDVGVGANAIYPLVGHREYGWSFVGSDIDAAALASASRILAANPEWSGAIELRHQADPTAIFRGVVRPGERFDLTLCNPPFHGSAREAREAAEQKWRKLGKNAGGSARNFGGQGPELWCEGGEAGFIRRMIAEGLDLGDRVGWFTSLVSSSKSLPAIHRALRHAEAREIRTVAMAQGQKQSRFVAWSFLDVAARRAFHPTSTPELA, translated from the coding sequence ATGGGTATTCCTCGCCAGTCCGCCAGTCCCCGGCCCGCCAAGCCGGGCCTGCATCCGCGCAACCGGCACGCGGCGGGCTACGATTTCCAGCGGCTGGTCGCGGCCAGCCCAGAACTGGGGCCCTTCCTCCGCAAGGCGCCCCATGGCGGCCTCTCCATCGATTTCGCCAATCCCGCGGCGGTGAAAGCCCTGAACCGGGCCCTGCTGGCCGAGGCCTACGGCATCCGCGGCTGGGACATCCCCAGTGGCTACCTCTGCCCGCCGATTCCCGGTCGGTCGGACTACCTGCACCACCTGGCAGATCTCTTGGCGGAAGATGCCAACGGCGTGCCCCCTCGCGGCCCAGGCTTGCGCGTGCTGGATGTGGGCGTGGGCGCCAACGCCATCTACCCGCTCGTGGGCCACCGCGAATACGGCTGGTCCTTCGTGGGCTCTGACATCGATGCGGCGGCTCTGGCTTCGGCCTCCCGCATTCTGGCTGCCAACCCCGAATGGAGCGGCGCCATTGAACTGCGCCATCAGGCTGATCCAACCGCCATCTTTCGCGGCGTGGTGCGGCCCGGAGAGCGGTTCGACCTGACCCTCTGCAATCCGCCCTTCCACGGCTCGGCCCGGGAAGCTCGCGAGGCGGCCGAGCAGAAGTGGCGCAAATTGGGCAAGAATGCCGGTGGGTCGGCGCGCAACTTTGGCGGCCAGGGCCCCGAACTCTGGTGCGAGGGCGGCGAGGCAGGCTTCATCCGCCGCATGATCGCCGAAGGCCTCGACCTGGGTGATCGCGTGGGCTGGTTCACATCCCTGGTGTCGAGCTCCAAGTCCCTTCCCGCCATCCATCGCGCCCTCCGTCATGCGGAAGCCCGCGAGATCCGCACCGTGGCCATGGCCCAGGGCCAGAAGCAGAGCCGCTTCGTGGCCTGGAGCTTCCTGGATGTGGCGGCGCGGCGGGCCTTCCATCCGACATCAACACCGGAGCTGGCTTGA
- a CDS encoding NUDIX domain-containing protein produces MWALTVAAIIEREGHFLFVEEPDKVTGLPVINQPAGHVEPGEALLDAVRREVHEETGLAFTPEAIVGIYPLLAANGKDYLRVCFWGTVPEGANAAPQDADILRCHWLTREELRRAALRSGWVLGCLDDALAGRRFPLELVANIRVER; encoded by the coding sequence ATGTGGGCGCTCACCGTTGCCGCCATCATCGAGCGTGAAGGCCACTTCCTTTTTGTAGAAGAGCCCGACAAGGTCACGGGCTTGCCCGTCATCAATCAGCCCGCGGGCCACGTGGAGCCCGGCGAAGCCTTGCTGGACGCCGTGCGCCGCGAGGTGCACGAGGAGACCGGCCTGGCCTTCACGCCCGAAGCCATTGTGGGGATCTACCCCTTGCTGGCCGCCAACGGGAAGGACTACCTCCGCGTGTGTTTCTGGGGCACTGTGCCGGAAGGGGCAAACGCCGCACCCCAGGATGCCGACATCCTCCGCTGCCACTGGCTCACCCGCGAGGAACTGAGGAGGGCCGCTCTGCGCTCGGGCTGGGTGCTGGGCTGCCTCGATGATGCCCTGGCCGGACGTCGCTTCCCGCTGGAGCTGGTGGCCAATATCCGCGTCGAACGCTGA
- a CDS encoding S1C family serine protease — MRSWSMGILLVLAVALAGAGGAGLVLWLQGRKTPAPQVPSPGVEAPLAEVPMPQKESATSPVASPSIEEVIAKAMPAVVLVETSSGRGSAFFVDRDRLITNHHVVVGQSYVKLRLSDNRTLDAAIATTSQDYDLAVLRIMGSAPEHAVLSLGTIQDVRQGQEVLAIGTPMGVFQNTVTRGIVSSLRQLDKVVVLQTDTALNPGNSGGPLIDHAGRVVGINTMGFRGSQGLNFAVAIDHAKALMEGRPLPIAFVTPPTDGNLKGLLPGAGASESDQAREEGTKRYAAQLVALARSADQLESSFAYFLAYYWDGKVVGSFDRNFYALWERGALQGNPVKGHESEVARMRAAADLFRERSREVEDLARKADVFPGTRRDLRQRLRLDHRELE, encoded by the coding sequence ATGCGGTCCTGGTCGATGGGCATTCTTCTCGTCCTCGCGGTGGCGCTGGCCGGTGCTGGCGGCGCGGGCCTGGTGCTGTGGCTGCAGGGGCGCAAGACGCCTGCGCCCCAGGTGCCCTCGCCAGGGGTGGAGGCGCCGCTCGCGGAGGTTCCGATGCCGCAGAAGGAATCCGCGACGAGCCCGGTCGCTTCGCCCTCGATCGAAGAAGTCATCGCCAAGGCCATGCCCGCCGTGGTGCTGGTGGAAACCTCCTCGGGCCGGGGCAGTGCCTTCTTCGTGGACCGGGACCGGCTCATCACCAACCACCACGTGGTGGTGGGGCAGAGCTACGTGAAGCTGCGCCTTTCCGACAACCGCACCCTGGATGCCGCCATCGCCACCACCTCCCAGGACTATGATCTCGCCGTGCTGCGCATCATGGGTTCCGCGCCCGAGCATGCCGTCCTCAGCCTGGGTACCATCCAGGACGTGCGCCAGGGGCAGGAGGTGCTGGCCATCGGCACGCCCATGGGAGTGTTCCAGAACACCGTCACCCGGGGCATCGTCAGCAGCCTGCGCCAGCTGGACAAGGTGGTGGTGCTCCAGACGGACACGGCCCTGAACCCCGGCAACAGCGGGGGGCCGCTCATCGATCACGCAGGCCGGGTGGTGGGCATCAATACCATGGGCTTCCGGGGCAGCCAGGGCCTGAATTTCGCCGTGGCCATCGATCATGCCAAGGCCCTCATGGAGGGGCGGCCTCTGCCCATCGCCTTCGTCACGCCTCCCACCGATGGCAACCTCAAGGGGCTCTTGCCCGGCGCCGGGGCCAGCGAAAGCGACCAGGCCCGCGAGGAGGGCACCAAACGCTACGCTGCTCAACTGGTGGCCCTGGCCCGCTCCGCGGATCAGCTGGAATCCTCCTTCGCCTATTTTTTGGCTTACTACTGGGATGGGAAGGTGGTCGGTAGTTTCGATCGGAATTTTTACGCCCTATGGGAACGTGGCGCCCTCCAGGGGAATCCGGTGAAGGGGCACGAATCGGAAGTGGCCCGCATGCGCGCGGCGGCGGACCTGTTCCGGGAACGCTCCCGTGAGGTGGAGGACCTGGCCCGCAAGGCCGATGTCTTCCCCGGTACCCGCCGGGATCTGCGGCAACGGCTCCGCCTTGACCACCGGGAGTTGGAGTGA
- a CDS encoding SDR family NAD(P)-dependent oxidoreductase: MSLAGQVALVTGASRGIGAAVAKALAAQGVAVAVNYFGSEAAAHAVVDDIIATGGRALAVKADARDRAQLEAMAATVQAQLGPIGILVLNASIGFPMAAFAQYPWQAFEAKLTGELGAAFHGCQAVLPQMLARKDGAIVAITSGLARHPGWGFCAHSAAKAGLEGFVRALACELGPMGIRVNAVAPGLTETDATAHLPEKHKQATADHTPLRRNGQAEDVAQAVVGLLQSGFVTGATLPVNGGIHVF; encoded by the coding sequence ATGTCCCTCGCTGGCCAAGTCGCCCTCGTCACCGGAGCCAGTCGCGGCATCGGCGCAGCCGTGGCCAAGGCTCTGGCCGCGCAAGGCGTGGCCGTGGCCGTGAACTACTTCGGCTCCGAGGCTGCGGCTCACGCGGTGGTGGATGACATCATTGCAACCGGTGGCCGCGCCTTGGCCGTGAAAGCCGATGCCCGGGATCGCGCCCAGCTCGAGGCCATGGCCGCCACCGTGCAGGCCCAGCTGGGGCCCATCGGCATCCTGGTGCTCAACGCCTCCATCGGTTTTCCCATGGCCGCCTTCGCCCAGTACCCCTGGCAGGCCTTCGAGGCCAAGCTCACCGGCGAGCTGGGGGCCGCCTTTCACGGCTGCCAGGCCGTGCTGCCGCAGATGCTGGCCCGGAAGGATGGCGCCATCGTGGCCATCACCAGCGGCCTGGCCCGCCACCCCGGCTGGGGTTTCTGCGCCCACAGCGCCGCGAAGGCGGGCCTGGAGGGCTTCGTGCGCGCCTTGGCCTGCGAACTGGGCCCCATGGGCATCCGCGTGAATGCCGTGGCCCCGGGCCTCACCGAGACGGATGCCACCGCGCACCTGCCGGAGAAGCACAAGCAGGCCACCGCCGACCACACGCCTCTGCGCCGCAATGGCCAGGCTGAAGACGTGGCCCAGGCCGTCGTCGGCCTCCTCCAGTCGGGCTTCGTCACCGGCGCCACCCTGCCCGTGAACGGCGGCATCCACGTCTTCTGA
- a CDS encoding DUF4337 domain-containing protein, translating into MAEEKKEPWLNLLALTTVILAVCATLATFKGGGYSTKTVLSQAQASDEWAHYQAKGIKGNLYEVEAMRLKREIELAPKASKEVLEKSLADVEKKVAKYEGEKAEIDKTARGYEAAKAEAQKHGAPFGLAVIFLQIAILLSSIAALMKKQPVYWAGLVVGVVGLVYFANGFFLFFRV; encoded by the coding sequence ATGGCCGAAGAGAAAAAAGAACCCTGGCTGAACCTGCTGGCCCTCACGACGGTGATTCTGGCCGTCTGCGCGACGCTGGCCACCTTCAAGGGGGGCGGTTATTCCACGAAGACGGTGTTGAGCCAGGCGCAGGCTTCGGACGAGTGGGCGCATTACCAGGCCAAGGGCATCAAGGGGAACCTCTACGAAGTGGAGGCCATGCGCCTGAAGCGGGAGATCGAGCTGGCGCCGAAAGCCTCCAAGGAGGTGCTGGAGAAGAGCCTGGCTGATGTGGAAAAGAAGGTCGCCAAGTACGAAGGCGAAAAGGCCGAGATTGACAAGACGGCGCGCGGCTATGAGGCGGCCAAGGCCGAAGCGCAGAAGCACGGTGCACCCTTTGGCTTGGCCGTGATCTTCCTGCAAATCGCCATCCTGCTTTCCTCCATCGCGGCCCTGATGAAGAAGCAGCCTGTCTACTGGGCGGGTCTCGTGGTGGGTGTGGTGGGGCTCGTCTACTTCGCCAACGGCTTCTTCCTGTTCTTCCGCGTCTGA